In Streptomyces ambofaciens ATCC 23877, a single genomic region encodes these proteins:
- the manA gene encoding mannose-6-phosphate isomerase, class I, translating into MDRLDNTVRPYAWGSTTAIPALLGTEPTGEPQAEMWMGAHPGAPSRTGRGTLAEVVDADPEKELGAASVAKFGPRLPFLLKLLAAGAPLSLQVHPDLAQARAGYEDEERRGVPLDAPHRNYKDANHKPELICALTEFDGLCGFRAPAETADLLDGLGVASLKPYVDLLRAHPEDAALREVLTAILTADPEEMTRTVTETAAACHRLGGAYAPYADIAHHYPGDPGVLAALLLNHVRLQPGEALYLGAGIPHAYLDGLGVEIMANSDNVLRCGLTPKHVDVPELLRIVRFEAGDPGVLRPEASPDGEEVYETPIDEFRLSRHVLPEGSGSHDLTRPTPQILLCTAGTLRVGEHELTPGQSLFAAAGEKAEVSGTGTLFRATVLV; encoded by the coding sequence ATGGACCGCCTCGACAACACCGTCCGCCCCTACGCCTGGGGTTCCACCACCGCGATCCCGGCCCTGCTCGGGACCGAGCCGACCGGGGAGCCGCAGGCGGAGATGTGGATGGGCGCCCACCCCGGCGCCCCCTCCCGCACCGGCCGGGGCACCCTCGCCGAAGTCGTCGACGCCGACCCCGAGAAGGAACTGGGCGCCGCCTCCGTGGCCAAGTTCGGCCCCCGGCTGCCCTTCCTCCTCAAGCTCCTCGCCGCCGGCGCCCCGCTCTCCCTCCAGGTCCACCCCGACCTGGCCCAGGCCAGGGCGGGCTACGAGGACGAGGAGCGCCGGGGCGTCCCGCTGGACGCCCCGCACCGCAACTACAAGGACGCCAACCACAAGCCCGAACTGATCTGCGCCCTCACCGAGTTCGACGGCCTCTGCGGCTTCCGCGCCCCCGCCGAGACGGCGGACCTGCTCGACGGCCTCGGCGTCGCCTCCCTCAAGCCCTACGTCGACCTGCTACGCGCGCACCCCGAGGACGCCGCCCTGCGCGAGGTCCTCACCGCGATCCTGACCGCGGACCCCGAGGAGATGACCCGCACGGTCACCGAGACCGCGGCCGCCTGCCACCGCCTCGGCGGCGCCTACGCGCCCTATGCCGACATCGCCCACCACTACCCGGGCGACCCCGGCGTCCTCGCCGCCCTGCTCCTCAACCACGTACGGCTGCAGCCCGGCGAGGCGCTGTACCTCGGCGCGGGAATCCCGCACGCCTACCTCGACGGCCTCGGCGTCGAGATCATGGCCAACTCCGACAACGTCCTGCGCTGCGGCCTCACCCCCAAGCACGTCGACGTCCCCGAACTGCTGCGCATCGTCCGCTTCGAGGCCGGCGACCCCGGCGTCCTGCGCCCCGAGGCGTCCCCCGACGGCGAAGAGGTCTACGAGACCCCGATCGACGAGTTCCGCCTGTCCCGGCACGTCCTCCCGGAGGGCTCCGGGAGCCACGACCTCACCCGGCCCACCCCGCAGATCCTGCTCTGCACGGCGGGCACCCTGCGAGTGGGCGAACACGAACTCACCCCCGGACAGTCCCTGTTCGCGGCCGCGGGAGAAAAGGCCGAAGTGTCCGGAACCGGCACGCTCTTCCGGGCCACCGTGCTCGTCTGA
- a CDS encoding DUF3499 domain-containing protein yields the protein MGSRRGPLKSAVPSNIVSPVRRCSRTACGRPAVATLTYVYADSTAVLGPLATYAEPHCYDLCAEHSERLTAPRGWEVVRLLDGSAPARPSGDDLEALANAVREAARPQERAAEAGGGPRTADPMEVARRGHLRVLRSPDN from the coding sequence GTGGGGAGTCGTCGCGGCCCGCTCAAGAGTGCGGTACCGTCCAACATCGTGAGCCCTGTACGTCGCTGTTCGCGCACCGCCTGCGGCCGTCCCGCCGTCGCGACGCTGACGTACGTCTACGCCGACTCGACCGCGGTCCTCGGCCCGCTCGCCACCTACGCCGAGCCCCACTGCTACGACCTGTGCGCCGAGCACTCCGAGCGCCTCACCGCCCCGCGCGGCTGGGAGGTCGTCCGCCTGCTCGACGGCTCGGCCCCGGCCCGCCCCAGCGGTGACGACCTGGAAGCGCTCGCCAACGCGGTGCGCGAGGCGGCCCGTCCCCAGGAGCGGGCGGCCGAGGCCGGCGGCGGTCCGCGGACCGCCGATCCGATGGAGGTCGCGCGCCGCGGCCACCTGCGCGTGCTGCGTTCGCCGGACAACTGA
- a CDS encoding DUF5719 family protein yields the protein MKRTTLSLIAGTAALAAVTGFAAVSSPDATGADTAGPAVRLPVERTSLSCPAPSTSDLAETAYTSFTPVTKGANEKGEAALTTAASGTASGETESGKKSEKPVVEPEAPGAPVAGEVSGAEAPALIGTATGSHAPGWTVQQTTEVAAGTGRGLLGVNCTVPDTEFWFPGAATAAERTDYVHLTNPDDSAAVVDIELYGKDGALKTTVADGVTVAPHASEALLLSTLSDVKETDVTVHVSVRSGRVGAAVQALDDKTGGDWLTAAADPAGELVLPGIPEDATAVRLVLFAPGGTDADLKVRLASPTGPITPAGNETVHVKAGMTTGVDLGEVTRGEAGSLTLTPTGRSVPVVAAVRVVRGEGAERESAFIPAAAPVGARATAADNRAKSTTLSLTAPGQAAKVRVTASAGTEGGTAATRTYTIKGGTTQAVEAPVPTGLKGTYALTVETVSGGPVHGARTLTGQDDDVASFTVQTLPDDRGTVAVPHADEDLAVLQR from the coding sequence GTGAAGCGCACCACCCTGTCCCTGATCGCCGGCACGGCGGCGCTCGCCGCCGTCACCGGATTCGCGGCGGTGTCCTCACCGGACGCCACCGGCGCGGACACCGCCGGGCCCGCCGTCCGGCTGCCCGTGGAGCGCACCAGCCTGTCCTGCCCGGCGCCCAGCACGTCCGACCTCGCCGAGACGGCGTACACCTCCTTCACGCCCGTCACGAAGGGCGCGAACGAGAAGGGCGAGGCCGCGCTCACGACGGCGGCCTCGGGCACCGCGTCCGGGGAGACCGAGAGCGGGAAGAAGTCCGAGAAGCCCGTCGTAGAGCCCGAGGCGCCCGGTGCACCGGTCGCGGGGGAGGTCTCCGGGGCCGAGGCGCCCGCGCTGATCGGGACCGCGACGGGGAGCCACGCCCCCGGCTGGACGGTGCAGCAGACCACGGAGGTCGCCGCCGGCACGGGCCGGGGACTGCTGGGCGTCAACTGCACCGTGCCGGACACGGAGTTCTGGTTCCCGGGCGCGGCCACGGCCGCCGAGCGCACCGACTACGTGCACCTGACCAACCCCGACGACTCCGCGGCCGTCGTCGACATCGAGCTGTACGGCAAGGACGGCGCCCTGAAGACCACGGTGGCGGACGGCGTCACCGTGGCGCCGCACGCCAGTGAGGCGCTGCTGCTGTCCACGCTCAGCGACGTGAAGGAGACCGACGTCACCGTGCACGTCAGCGTGCGCAGCGGGCGGGTCGGGGCCGCGGTGCAGGCCCTGGACGACAAGACCGGCGGCGACTGGCTGACCGCGGCCGCGGACCCGGCCGGCGAGCTCGTGCTGCCGGGCATCCCCGAGGACGCCACCGCCGTACGCCTGGTGCTGTTCGCACCCGGCGGCACCGACGCCGACCTCAAGGTGCGGCTCGCCTCGCCGACCGGGCCGATCACGCCCGCCGGGAACGAGACGGTGCACGTCAAGGCCGGCATGACGACGGGAGTCGACCTCGGTGAGGTCACGCGCGGCGAGGCGGGATCGCTGACGCTGACCCCGACGGGCCGGTCGGTGCCGGTCGTGGCCGCGGTCCGGGTCGTGCGGGGCGAGGGCGCGGAGCGGGAGTCGGCCTTCATCCCGGCCGCCGCCCCGGTCGGGGCGCGCGCGACGGCGGCGGACAACCGCGCCAAGAGCACGACGTTGTCCCTGACGGCTCCCGGACAGGCGGCGAAGGTCAGGGTGACGGCGTCCGCGGGCACCGAGGGCGGTACGGCGGCCACCAGGACGTACACGATCAAGGGCGGCACGACCCAGGCCGTCGAAGCTCCGGTGCCGACGGGTCTGAAGGGCACCTACGCGCTGACCGTCGAGACGGTCTCGGGCGGCCCGGTGCACGGGGCCCGCACGCTCACCGGGCAGGACGACGACGTCGCGTCCTTCACCGTGCAGACCCTCCCCGACGACCGGGGGACGGTCGCCGTACCCCACGCGGACGAGGACCTGGCGGTGCTGCAGCGGTAG
- a CDS encoding cation diffusion facilitator family transporter encodes MSASGGTKAIVAALLANLSIAVAKFVAFLFSGSSSMLAESVHSLADSGNQGLLLLGGKRAQRAATPQHPFGYGRERYIYAFLVSIVLFSVGGMFAVYEGYEKIKHPHEIEHWYWPVGVLVFAIIAETFSFRTAIKESNTLRGKKSWKEFVRHAKAPELPVVLLEDLGALVGLILALGGVGLALLTGDGVWDGIGTLCIGVLLIVIALVLAVETKSLLLGEAAGTEAVERIESAIVDGDTVTGIIHMRTLHLGPEELLVAAKISVRHDGTATEIASAIDAAEARIREAVPIARVIYLEPDIYNETEAAKGPDREAAPGGPSTPPAAH; translated from the coding sequence ATGAGCGCGTCAGGCGGAACCAAGGCGATCGTGGCGGCACTGCTCGCCAACCTCTCGATCGCGGTAGCGAAATTCGTGGCGTTCCTCTTCAGTGGATCGTCGTCGATGCTCGCCGAGTCCGTGCACTCCCTCGCCGACTCCGGCAACCAGGGACTCCTGCTCCTCGGCGGCAAACGCGCCCAGCGCGCCGCCACCCCCCAACACCCCTTCGGCTACGGCCGCGAGCGGTACATCTACGCCTTCCTCGTCTCCATCGTGCTCTTCTCGGTCGGCGGCATGTTCGCCGTCTACGAGGGCTACGAGAAGATCAAGCACCCCCACGAGATCGAGCACTGGTACTGGCCGGTGGGCGTCCTGGTCTTCGCGATCATCGCCGAGACCTTCTCCTTCCGGACCGCCATCAAGGAGTCCAACACCCTGCGCGGGAAGAAGTCCTGGAAGGAGTTCGTCCGCCACGCCAAGGCCCCCGAGCTGCCCGTCGTCCTCCTGGAGGACCTCGGCGCCCTCGTCGGCCTGATCCTCGCCCTCGGCGGTGTCGGCCTCGCCCTGCTCACCGGCGACGGGGTCTGGGACGGCATCGGCACCCTCTGCATCGGCGTGCTGCTCATCGTGATCGCGCTGGTCCTGGCCGTCGAGACCAAGTCCCTGCTGCTCGGTGAGGCCGCGGGCACCGAGGCCGTCGAGCGGATCGAGAGCGCGATCGTCGACGGCGACACGGTCACGGGCATCATCCACATGCGCACGCTCCACCTCGGCCCCGAGGAACTGCTCGTCGCCGCCAAGATCTCCGTCCGCCACGACGGCACGGCCACCGAGATCGCCTCCGCCATCGACGCGGCCGAGGCCCGCATCCGCGAGGCCGTCCCGATCGCCCGCGTCATCTACCTGGAGCCGGACATCTACAACGAGACCGAGGCCGCCAAGGGGCCGGACCGCGAGGCGGCCCCCGGCGGCCCGAGCACGCCGCCCGCCGCCCACTGA
- a CDS encoding SIS domain-containing protein codes for MLDESLLDAPERLTEADRRGLLRGAAEAGARVRTAARHAVEAGVGDLRPDGRPRAVLIAGPGAAATHAADLLGTLAGAGSPVTRLAPTGVAPAAGALHWELPGWAGSVDLLLIATPDGTEPGLALLAEQAYRRGCTVVAVAPARTPLSDAVNGSHGLFIPMATAPYDHDEPLAGAAPGVLWALLTPLLALLDRTGLLEAPPDAIEKVADRLDRVAERCGPAVVTYSNPAKTLAAELADSLPVVWTEGTSAGPAGRRFAAALAELSGTPAVVAELPEALDAHNALLAGRLAAGADPDDFFRDRVEEAPALHARVVLLRDRPIGGLSAAPGARDLALGHDTPISELEPGLGDELETLAELIAVTDFAAVYLALASGA; via the coding sequence ATGCTCGACGAATCGCTCCTGGACGCACCGGAGCGCCTCACCGAAGCCGACCGCCGCGGCCTGCTCCGCGGTGCCGCCGAGGCAGGCGCCCGCGTACGCACCGCCGCCCGGCACGCCGTCGAGGCCGGTGTCGGTGACCTCAGGCCCGACGGCCGCCCCCGCGCCGTCCTGATCGCCGGTCCGGGCGCCGCGGCCACCCACGCCGCCGACCTCCTCGGCACCCTCGCCGGTGCCGGTAGCCCGGTCACCCGCCTCGCCCCCACCGGCGTCGCCCCCGCCGCGGGCGCCCTGCACTGGGAACTGCCCGGCTGGGCCGGCTCCGTCGACCTCCTGCTGATCGCCACGCCCGACGGCACCGAGCCGGGCCTCGCCCTGCTCGCCGAACAGGCCTACCGCAGGGGCTGCACGGTCGTCGCCGTCGCCCCCGCCCGGACCCCGCTCAGCGACGCGGTGAACGGCTCGCACGGCCTGTTCATCCCGATGGCGACCGCGCCCTACGACCACGACGAACCCCTGGCCGGCGCCGCCCCCGGCGTCCTGTGGGCGCTGCTCACCCCGCTCCTCGCCCTGCTGGACCGCACCGGCCTGCTCGAAGCGCCGCCCGACGCCATCGAGAAGGTCGCCGACCGCCTCGACCGCGTCGCCGAGCGCTGCGGGCCCGCCGTCGTGACCTACAGCAACCCCGCCAAGACCCTGGCGGCCGAGCTGGCCGACTCCCTCCCGGTCGTCTGGACCGAGGGCACCTCGGCCGGACCGGCGGGCCGCCGCTTCGCCGCCGCGCTCGCCGAACTCTCCGGCACCCCGGCCGTCGTCGCCGAACTCCCCGAGGCGCTCGACGCGCACAACGCCCTGCTCGCGGGCCGACTCGCCGCCGGCGCCGACCCCGACGACTTCTTCCGCGACCGCGTCGAGGAGGCACCCGCCCTGCACGCGCGCGTAGTGCTCCTGCGCGACCGCCCCATCGGCGGCCTCTCCGCCGCCCCGGGCGCCCGTGACCTGGCCCTCGGTCACGACACGCCCATCAGCGAGCTGGAGCCGGGACTGGGCGACGAACTGGAGACCCTCGCCGAACTGATCGCCGTCACGGATTTCGCCGCCGTTTACCTGGCGCTCGCCTCGGGCGCCTGA
- a CDS encoding metallopeptidase family protein, which yields MDNPVTPRETGRPGPRRRDRHGRGMRGPIAPPQVPLAASRGEIFADLVQDSVERLERRWPQLADIDFLVLEVPRLDGAADQAWDDEAVPLGTTVPSREGRRGRVIVYRRPVEIRTKGRDERAALVHEVVVEQVADLLGLTPETVDPQYGED from the coding sequence ATGGACAACCCCGTGACGCCCCGTGAGACCGGCCGCCCAGGACCCCGCCGTCGTGATCGCCACGGCCGGGGCATGCGCGGCCCGATCGCACCCCCGCAGGTACCGCTGGCCGCGAGCCGCGGCGAGATCTTCGCGGACCTGGTGCAGGACTCCGTGGAGCGCCTGGAGCGGCGGTGGCCGCAGCTCGCCGACATCGATTTCCTCGTCCTCGAGGTGCCGCGGCTGGACGGCGCCGCCGACCAGGCGTGGGACGACGAGGCGGTTCCGCTCGGGACGACGGTGCCCTCGCGGGAGGGGCGGCGAGGCCGCGTGATCGTGTACCGGCGGCCGGTCGAGATCCGGACGAAGGGGCGGGACGAGCGGGCGGCGCTCGTGCACGAGGTCGTCGTCGAGCAGGTCGCGGACTTGCTCGGGCTGACGCCGGAGACGGTGGACCCGCAGTACGGGGAGGACTGA
- a CDS encoding L-lactate permease — MYVQELEPVAGSLGLSALVAALPLVIVLVLLGGVRMKAHLAGLTGLLAAVLVAWLAYGMPLDQTASSAAQGAAFGIFPILWIVVNALWVYRMTVRTRHFDILRRSFGRLSDDPRIQALVVAFCFGALLEALAGFGAPVAICSVMLVALGFDPVRAAVVSLVANTAPVAFGAMGTPVVTLAQVTGLPLDDVASVVGRQTPLLALVVPLLLVALVDGRRGLRETWVPAAACGVAFAVAQFVASNYVSAQLADIAAALLGAGALVAVPQARRPAAEPVRASVLTGARSGELDEDDPRREVLRAYAPYALIVAVFSVAQIPAVKDWLARATRTYDWPFLDVADPAGNPVGGNVFSWPIVSTGGTLVLLAGAVSAVVLGVHARVAVKEWLATVHELRFAILTVTSVLALAYVMNLSGQAATIGHFVAAAGAGLAFLSPVLGWFGVAVSGSDTSANALFGALQVTAARESGLSPELLAAANSSGGVLGKMISPQNLTIACAAVGLAGREGDLLRKVLPWSLGLLLVMCLIVVGQSTPVLGWMLP; from the coding sequence GTGTACGTCCAGGAACTGGAACCCGTCGCCGGTTCCCTCGGCCTGTCCGCCCTGGTGGCGGCCCTGCCCCTGGTGATCGTCCTCGTCCTGCTGGGCGGCGTCCGCATGAAGGCGCATCTGGCGGGCCTCACGGGCCTCCTGGCGGCCGTGCTCGTCGCCTGGCTGGCGTACGGCATGCCGCTGGACCAGACGGCCTCCAGCGCCGCCCAGGGGGCCGCGTTCGGGATCTTTCCCATCCTGTGGATCGTCGTGAACGCCCTGTGGGTCTACCGGATGACCGTCCGCACCCGGCACTTCGACATCCTGCGCCGCTCCTTCGGACGGCTGTCCGACGACCCGCGCATCCAGGCCCTGGTCGTCGCCTTCTGCTTCGGCGCCCTGCTGGAGGCCCTCGCCGGGTTCGGGGCGCCCGTCGCGATCTGCTCGGTCATGCTCGTGGCGCTCGGCTTCGACCCCGTGCGCGCGGCGGTCGTGTCACTGGTCGCGAACACCGCGCCGGTCGCCTTCGGTGCGATGGGCACCCCGGTGGTGACGCTGGCCCAGGTCACCGGACTGCCGCTGGACGACGTCGCCTCCGTGGTGGGCCGCCAGACCCCCCTGCTGGCCCTCGTCGTCCCCCTGCTTCTGGTCGCCCTGGTCGACGGGCGACGCGGACTGCGCGAGACCTGGGTGCCCGCGGCGGCCTGCGGTGTGGCCTTCGCCGTCGCCCAGTTCGTCGCCTCCAACTACGTCTCCGCCCAACTCGCCGACATCGCCGCCGCCCTCCTGGGCGCCGGTGCCCTGGTCGCCGTACCGCAGGCCCGCCGGCCCGCCGCCGAGCCCGTGCGCGCGTCCGTGCTGACCGGCGCGAGGAGCGGGGAACTGGACGAGGACGACCCCCGCCGGGAGGTCCTGCGCGCCTACGCGCCCTACGCCCTCATCGTCGCCGTCTTCTCCGTCGCGCAGATCCCGGCGGTCAAGGACTGGCTGGCCCGCGCGACCCGGACCTACGACTGGCCCTTCCTGGACGTGGCCGACCCCGCGGGGAACCCGGTCGGCGGAAACGTCTTCTCCTGGCCGATCGTCTCCACCGGCGGCACCCTCGTCCTGCTCGCCGGAGCGGTCAGCGCCGTCGTCCTCGGCGTGCACGCGCGCGTGGCCGTCAAGGAGTGGCTCGCGACCGTGCACGAGCTGCGGTTCGCGATCCTCACCGTCACCTCCGTGCTGGCCCTCGCCTACGTCATGAACCTCTCCGGACAGGCCGCCACCATCGGCCACTTCGTCGCGGCGGCCGGCGCCGGGCTGGCCTTCCTCTCACCGGTGCTCGGCTGGTTCGGCGTCGCCGTCTCGGGCTCCGACACCTCCGCCAACGCGCTCTTCGGCGCCCTCCAGGTGACCGCCGCGCGGGAGTCGGGCCTGTCACCCGAGCTGCTCGCCGCCGCCAACAGCTCGGGCGGCGTCCTCGGCAAGATGATCTCCCCGCAGAACCTCACCATCGCCTGCGCGGCCGTCGGACTCGCGGGCCGCGAGGGCGACCTGCTGCGCAAGGTGCTGCCCTGGAGCCTCGGTCTGCTCCTGGTCATGTGCCTGATCGTGGTCGGGCAGTCCACACCGGTCCTGGGCTGGATGCTGCCCTGA
- a CDS encoding Trm112 family protein has translation MPLEAGLLEILACPACHAPLQERDAELICTGQDCGLAYPVRDGIPVLLVDEARRPG, from the coding sequence ATGCCGCTCGAAGCCGGCCTCCTGGAGATCCTCGCCTGCCCGGCCTGCCACGCCCCCCTCCAGGAGCGGGACGCGGAGCTGATCTGCACCGGCCAGGACTGTGGCCTGGCGTACCCGGTCCGCGACGGCATCCCCGTCCTGCTCGTCGACGAGGCCCGCCGCCCCGGATGA
- a CDS encoding phosphomannomutase/phosphoglucomutase encodes MAADLSQIVKAYDVRGVVPDQWDETLAELFGAAFVELTGARAIVVGHDMRPSSPGLSGAFARGAAARGADVTVIGLCSTDQLYYASGALNLPGAMFTASHNPARYNGIKLCRAGAAPVGQDTGLAEIRALVEGWSTSGAPEPATRPGTVTQRDTLADYAAHLRSLVDLSSIRPLKVVVDAGNGMGGHTVPSVFAGLPLDLVPMYFELDGTFPNHEANPLDPANLVDLQKRVREEGADLGLAFDGDADRCFVVDQDGDPVSPSAVTALVAARELARNGGKGTVIHNLITSWSVPEVVAENGGTPERTRVGHSFIKAEMARTGAIFGGEHSAHYYFRDFWNADTGMLAALHVLAALGEQDGPLSALVAQYDRYAGSGEINSTVDDQTARLDAIRAAYEGRDGVTLDELDGLTVTAADWWFNVRPSNTEPLLRLNAEARDEATMAKVRDEALAIIRS; translated from the coding sequence GTGGCTGCTGATCTGTCGCAGATCGTGAAGGCGTACGACGTGCGCGGTGTCGTTCCGGACCAGTGGGACGAGACGCTGGCCGAGCTGTTCGGCGCGGCCTTCGTCGAGCTGACCGGCGCGCGCGCCATCGTGGTCGGCCACGACATGCGGCCGTCGTCCCCGGGCCTGTCCGGTGCCTTCGCGCGCGGGGCCGCGGCCCGAGGCGCCGACGTCACCGTGATCGGCCTGTGCTCGACCGACCAGCTGTACTACGCCTCCGGCGCGCTGAACCTGCCGGGCGCCATGTTCACGGCCTCGCACAACCCGGCCCGGTACAACGGCATCAAGCTCTGCCGCGCGGGCGCCGCCCCCGTCGGCCAGGACACCGGCCTCGCCGAGATCCGCGCCCTGGTGGAGGGCTGGAGCACCTCCGGCGCCCCGGAGCCGGCGACGCGGCCGGGCACGGTCACCCAGCGGGACACGCTCGCCGACTACGCCGCCCACCTGCGGTCCCTGGTCGACCTCAGCTCCATCCGCCCCCTGAAGGTCGTCGTCGACGCGGGCAACGGCATGGGCGGTCACACCGTCCCCTCGGTCTTCGCCGGCCTGCCCCTCGACCTGGTGCCGATGTACTTCGAACTGGACGGCACCTTCCCCAACCACGAGGCCAACCCGCTCGACCCGGCCAACCTCGTCGACCTCCAGAAGCGCGTCCGCGAGGAAGGCGCCGACCTCGGCCTCGCCTTCGACGGCGACGCCGACCGCTGCTTCGTCGTCGACCAGGACGGCGACCCGGTCTCCCCGTCCGCGGTCACCGCCCTGGTCGCCGCCCGGGAGCTCGCCCGCAACGGCGGCAAGGGCACCGTCATCCACAACCTGATCACCTCCTGGTCCGTCCCGGAGGTCGTGGCGGAGAACGGCGGCACACCGGAACGCACCCGCGTGGGCCACTCCTTCATCAAGGCCGAGATGGCCAGGACCGGCGCCATCTTCGGCGGCGAGCACTCCGCGCACTACTACTTCCGCGACTTCTGGAACGCCGACACCGGCATGCTGGCCGCCCTCCACGTGCTCGCCGCCCTCGGCGAGCAGGACGGCCCGCTGTCCGCCCTGGTCGCCCAGTACGACCGCTACGCCGGCTCCGGCGAGATCAACTCCACCGTCGACGACCAGACGGCCCGCCTCGACGCGATCCGCGCCGCCTACGAGGGCCGCGACGGCGTCACCCTCGACGAACTGGACGGCCTGACCGTCACCGCCGCCGACTGGTGGTTCAACGTCCGCCCGTCCAACACGGAGCCCCTGCTGCGCCTCAACGCCGAGGCCCGCGACGAGGCGACGATGGCGAAGGTCCGCGACGAGGCCCTGGCGATCATCCGGTCGTGA